One Hordeum vulgare subsp. vulgare chromosome 4H, MorexV3_pseudomolecules_assembly, whole genome shotgun sequence DNA window includes the following coding sequences:
- the LOC123447493 gene encoding probable nicotianamine synthase 2 yields MAAQNNQEVDALVEKITGLHAAIAKLPSLSPSPDVDALFTELVTACVPPSPVDVTKLGPEAQEMREGLIRLCSEAEGKLEAHYSDMLAAFDKPLDHLGMFPYYNNYINLSKLEYELLARYVPGGIAPARVAFIGSGPLPFSSFVLAARHLPDTMFDNYDLCGAANDRASKLFRADADVGARMSFHTADVADLAGELAKYDVVFLAALVGMAAEDKAKVIAHLGAHMADGAALVVRSAHGARGFLYPIVDPQDIGRGGFEVLAVCHPDDDVVNSVIIAQKSKDVHADGLGSGRGAGGQYARGTVPVVSPPCRFGEMVADVTQNHKRDEFANAEVAF; encoded by the coding sequence ATGGCTGCCCAGAACAACCAGGAGGTGGATGCCCTGGTGGAGAAGATCACCGGGCTCCATGCCGCAATCGCCAAGCTGCCGTCGCTCAGCCCATCCCCGGACGTCGACGCGCTCTTCACGGAGCTGGTCACGGCGTGCGTTCCACCGAGTCCAGTGGACGTGACCAAGCTCGGGCCGGAGGCGCAGGAGATGCGGGAGGGCCTCATCCGCCTATGCTCCGAGGCCGAGGGGAAGCTGGAGGCGCACTACTCCGACATGCTCGCCGCCTTCGACAAGCCGCTGGATCACCTCGGCATGTTcccctactacaacaactacatcaACCTCAGCAAGCTCGAGTACGAGCTCCTGGCCCGCTACGTGCCTGGCGGCATCGCCCCGGCCCGCGTCGCGTTCATCGGCTCCGGCCCGCTGCCGTTCAGCTCCTTTGTCCTGGCCGCGCGCCACCTGCCCGACACCATGTTCGACAACTATGACCTGTGCGGCGCGGCCAACGATCGCGCCAGCAAGCTCTTCCGCGCGGATGCGGACGTGGGTGCCCGCATGTCGTTCCACACGGCCGACGTCGCGGACCTCGCCGGCGAGCTCGCCAAGTACGACGTTGTCTTCCTGGCCGCACTCGTCGGCATGGCCGCCGAGGACAAGGCGAAGGTGATCGCGCACCTCGGCGCACACATGGCAGACGGGGCGGCCCTCGTCGTGCGCAGCGCACACGGAGCGCGCGGGTTCCTGTACCCGATCGTCGACCCCCAGGACATCGGCCGAGGCGGGTTCGAGGTGCTGGCCGTGTGCCATCCCGACGACGACGTGGTGAACTCCGTCATCATCGCACAGAAGTCCAAGGACGTGCATGCCGATGGACTTGGCAGCGGGCGTGGTGCCGGTGGACAGTACGCGCGGGGCACGGTGCCTGTTGTCAGCCCCCCGTGCAGGTTCGGCGAGATGGTGGCGGACGTGACCCAGAACCACAAGAGAGACGAGTTTGCCAACGCCGAAGTGGCCTTTTGA